Within Crassostrea angulata isolate pt1a10 chromosome 2, ASM2561291v2, whole genome shotgun sequence, the genomic segment TTTCGTCGGGGATCCTGGGTTTCAATGCCATCACATTTCGGTTCTTACTTCAGACCGATTCTGGGTAAATAATGACACAATGCTTTTTTTGACAAGCTCTGAAGGTGACATTCTTTTTGACGTGGAAGACTTTCATGGTGGTTTACAAAGCTCTGCATTTACTGGGGGTGTGCACACAGTAAACAGTAAGcaggaattattttatttaaatcgacgcttcaatattaaaaaactttcaaatgatatgaaaacaaaaacgaCATTTGTAAAAAGAACAAACTTTTTACAGACACCAAGATGTATGTATTCGTCCCGTCGCACTGGCGATCTACTGGTTGGTACCATAACGGGTATTGTTAACCGGTACAACCAATCAGGAGAACTGATACAGTCGATTAAAGACAATGCACAGGGACAGAATCTGTATAAAAAACCAATTTATCTCACTGAAAACAACAACGGGGATATTGTAGTGTCTGATTTGCTAAATGGTGTGGTGGTGACAGATTACCATGGACGGCATCGTTTCTCCTTCAGCATGCATCCAAATGGAAGAGTTGTAAGGCCTTTTGGAATTTGCACCGATGAGTTGTCACACATTATCGTGTATGATAACAATAACCTTACATTATTAGTTATCGATAAAAACGTGAATTTCATACGTGATTTGTATATTGAAGCAATTGAGCCACAATGGTTTTCACATGAATTTGGAATGTATCGAAGGGATGTTACTCCATTATGCCTCAGTTACGATGTCACTACTCATCGTCTTTGGGTCGGAACATGCAATGCTAACAAGCTGTACATTTACCAGCATATTACTGGACAGAACGCATTCAATGGTaagagagatatatatatatatatatatatatatatatatatatatatatatatatatatatatatatatatatatatatatataatccaaaaatgagtgaaaggtgatatcacacagtataaataatcaaaaaagaaaatgaacagttccaaagtttctattcactagcgctttctggatttacatccttcttcaggtgaatgtacataagttatgaacttgttttccttagaaacgttTACTATGACGTCATGATGTAACGAGAGTCTTTTCAGGGAAGGAATAACtccatgacgtcataatacaatataaaacgtTAAAGTTTGGGAAAACTATATATATGCACacactgtatatatatgtgtgtgtttaCGTTTATTCCCTATATAAAATATCTTCATATCGAATGTAAACGATGTATATCTTTAAGAAAAGTAAACAATGCAATTGAACGGGGCATGTTCAAAATTTGGTAATTTGTTTCCAATTTTGATATTAACAGTACTtaagtaaggcatttctaatagtcaaccaaaatGTCAGCGTAGGTCGTTGAAATTAAAGTTGGATACAGAGCTCagaattctttgttatgttaaCAAAACTAAGGTAATAttctgtttacattttgaaatttccaTGTTTAGACCTACAAGGAATGTGCCAAATGCCAGGAActgtatatttatgtttattactTATCAGCAGATAGAAAAAAAAGCTTGAAAAAGAACCTTTTACGGTAAACTGAACAattgtcaacaaaatatagCGCGAGAAAAACAGGAATTGTATGATCTGCAGTTTGCTCATAATTCTCTGACTGAAACTCAAATTTTGGCTTATCATTACAAATGTCTTACTAAAGCATGATAAATTACAAGAAAAGGAAAATTAaacttgaccaaaatcgtgacaatgcccctttaaagaTTGTAATTGGCAAAACATAAATGTAAACtcttaggtagcaagggacagtttcggataaagtacccgtcaatatttttgtaaaattgagagttgctgtacttaaaggcttatgagtgtttttgatatgatttttaatgattatcattagttagaggggtgttgttgaaattgatatcaaatatgcaggccccatatgttaggtacatgagaatcagaagtaaaatgcgaaacctgcggctatgactgttgtgttgactttacacagtgaaattgcaagttaccgacaggaggtaaaataacacgaaaagtaggtggatgggacattttaaactatacaccggtaagtttctgacatgtgatagtgcaacatgcacgcggtacagaaggtcaaccctctgcagggaattagctgggggaggtctaatcaagaaaaataagcaaaatatgaaagggtcagaatctcataaaaaccagtatgtagaattttttacaggttttgactagtaattttcttcagaaattggagATTGgtcttataaagagtgaattaaaggtatttgtgctgaatgggaacaaAGGAAATTCTAGTAACAGAGTTCCTTAGACATGCATcacttggctacaatgaatttcataaaaatttgtcccctgccaccttaagTGTTTTAGAGTTTTTTGTCAAGTACACGTACATTTCAACATTAGTAAGTCGTATCAAAAAAACAACTACGCATATATTTTAGTAAACAAATTATAAGGGATCAATTAGCAACGTCAATAGATGTAGtacataattaaacaataagGAAATGCTCGCTCTCAAACAATAATTGTTTGAGAGCTTTATTATCCATTTGAGACTTGCTGTAGTCGGGTACTATTCACAGATTTGctctaaaaaaataaagcccATTAATGATcataaatacaacattacaagaAAAGTTTAGAATATTAATACATATgcattacgtagaagaaaacaaaactaacgtaaAATGTTTCTTCTTTTCAAATCACATTttccaagaaatgtaaataagaagttttcatattcctacgttacctgcctCTTTACTCTTTTTTAcgaaaatatatacatgcaccAGTCTttgattgacaattcattcaccaatggagattgcttatattattacaacaagtttagcattttaaaaaagcttaccgCTTATAGAGCAAACCCTTAACAGCAATAAGATATCAAagacaatttaattttaatccaTCCTTAATAAATGTCGCCTTTTTCTCCATGCAATGGCTTgccacactttttaaaaaaaaaatatgtgtaatttAAGCGTGCGTGCTTAAAATGGAAATTTGTTACAGCATGTTATTTATTGGAGATCGGCTGTagtagatgaaaaaaaaatatcttaggAAGGGTCGTATCACTACAGTAAAATCGAAGTTAATACATCAGCATTCAATATCAATCAGTTTACTGGTAATAGTTTTACCTTATCTTATATACAAACTTGCTTACTGATATTGGCCATACAACATGGGGGCCCAGGGGTAATTATTCTaagtcgaaaaatgacccctggcCATTATTgtccgggggtcatttttcttctttacaCCGGCACTATATTTGCCTTTGCTTGTCAACATCATCGGGTACTAGTTTTAAGATAGCTTTTCGGCAAGATGGATTTCATGTAATGTATGTACAGTTGTGTAGAAATCTGCATATACCTTCTTTCTGGTGAACAGCTTAAGGAATCAATAGGGTGGTCTAATTGGATAATTATTATCAGGTAGGGAGGTAGTCATcagaatatcattatttttctacttcagattgaaacttaattaaatgcataaatgagactcctcgacaagatGGTGCATGgactatggtactcaggtgaccgtcaagGACTATTAGCCTCTTGTATAACAAAacgaaaagattttttatacaaactaaCGGATTAATTTTACTTACccaattattatgataatatattcTTAGCAAATCTATTTCATAAGTTCAAACAAGAGTAATATCAGTTAAAATACATATTCATAATCATGTTATTTAAAGATAACATTATTATGGATAGTATTCACACAAAGGAAACCCCGGTTTACTGTAACATTGACaacttttctcttgttttaaaaacagtttaataTGGTTTATATTATTTCAGAAATCGATGAATGGGAAGATTCAGAAATTCTAAAACAGAAAAAGGCATTAAAAGCCCGAAGGATTTTTAAAGACGAGgacattttgaaaaaacacCTGTCTATCAGCGGATACATACATGGTACCAAAAACGGACTTGAAGTAGTTAAAGTTTTTCTACGATACGATGACAAAATTGCAAAATTGGAGATAAAGGACAATATCTTGGAGGGACTTAAAGAGGAATTTATCATCATTCCTAaacgaataaaaaaattaaaaaaaaagctgacttcaattacaaaaaaagaaaattctacTCCTGGAGTTGATGTTGTAGAAATGAATCGTGTAGGTAGAATAATAAGTAACCGAGcatcatatgtatataaaaaccaTTCAGACGTATTTGGACTTCGGATAAGTAATGTAAGATGCGTTGACGGCAAGTTTAAGCAAGAGCCATGCATTGTTATATATTGTTTAGACAAATCATTCATACCGTCCGGCGAAAACAAATTACCAGAAACACTAGAAGGATATCCTTGTGATATACGAGAAAACATTATCATGTTTGGAGGAGGACCAAGTATAGGATCTAGCATCGGGATTCCATACAATGGATCATGGGGTTCTGTCGGATTTTTCGTTAAATCAAATGTTCCTTCCTTGATACCTGTTTCTGGTTTTCTCACAGCAGCTCACGTAGCAATCAAAGAATTAGACAAACTACACGACGAAAAGGCATTACTGTCAGAATGCAAGCAAAGAAAACGCTGTGAATTTGCCAAACAAACTCATTTTATTGTGCAGCCAGCATGGCCACATAGCGACGGTGGTAAACCTGTTGGAGAAGTTGTAGAATCGTTCTGTGGAAACTATAAACCATATGGAGAAGGAAAATATAACCCTTCTTTTGGAATGGACGCAGCTTTTATAAAGACATATCCTCCAATGCCAGAAGgtaaacaaattcaaaacatttatttttctgaaataagTGTTAAAGAGGCACtgtttttagttttgaaagatttaaggtcagacgacacgtccTTCAATTTTACATAACTATCTCCAGGAATGTCGCTACTTTGTCAAGTTTTCTTGCATAAATGTAGGGTACCTTATTAGGCATTTATGCAAGATACTAGAGTATGCATTTTCCTCTTTAACCTTATTGAAAGTACAATTGAATTGCTGACACATGTACAAAAATGTTTggtatatgtgtgtgtgtgcatatatatatatatatatatatatatatatatatatatatatatatatatatatatgtatgtctctgtgtgtgtgtgtgtgtgtgtgtgtgtgtgtgtgtgtgtgcatatatatatgtgtgtgtgtgtgtgtgtgatattttaaatatttaaaaatgacaaaatataataatgatttaatttgatatattaaCAGGtcgttgaaaatttaaaaataatcatcattttTCGACGATTGTCTAGtctgacattaaaaaaaaaaatgaaaaaaaaaaattgttaattgatatctcaacattttttataaaaaaaaatgcaaatcca encodes:
- the LOC128170610 gene encoding uncharacterized protein LOC128170610, producing the protein MFKTTSPYKVCKCSKCSGDAEYICLTCSCKMCVKCEQYHVNDIRSTGHNVVIISEKEYEGKEDIHSKYIDENATIKRQQYREIIHTIRSDTILRRRFILKEIKNDINTCHTQTYDVQSEMQNVAQNMKDMLDNWIRKIDSPHRCLNKKKELERYFSVLQRFEQNDEHSFIRPVRFLSFLSFFKKKGIQAVNFHITYHKRLHMTDSIKRKDLKKLLSGKINKKRVRSIGNECLFDLMQTPELQNSFFVGDPGFQCHHISVLTSDRFWVNNDTMLFLTSSEGDILFDVEDFHGGLQSSAFTGGVHTVNSKQELFYLNRRFNIKKLSNDMKTKTTFVKRTNFLQTPRCMYSSRRTGDLLVGTITGIVNRYNQSGELIQSIKDNAQGQNLYKKPIYLTENNNGDIVVSDLLNGVVVTDYHGRHRFSFSMHPNGRVVRPFGICTDELSHIIVYDNNNLTLLVIDKNVNFIRDLYIEAIEPQWFSHEFGMYRRDVTPLCLSYDVTTHRLWVGTCNANKLYIYQHITGQNAFNEIDEWEDSEILKQKKALKARRIFKDEDILKKHLSISGYIHGTKNGLEVVKVFLRYDDKIAKLEIKDNILEGLKEEFIIIPKRIKKLKKKLTSITKKENSTPGVDVVEMNRVGRIISNRASYVYKNHSDVFGLRISNVRCVDGKFKQEPCIVIYCLDKSFIPSGENKLPETLEGYPCDIRENIIMFGGGPSIGSSIGIPYNGSWGSVGFFVKSNVPSLIPVSGFLTAAHVAIKELDKLHDEKALLSECKQRKRCEFAKQTHFIVQPAWPHSDGGKPVGEVVESFCGNYKPYGEGKYNPSFGMDAAFIKTYPPMPEGKQIQNIYFSEISVKEALFLVLKDLRSDDTSFNFT